In the Butyrivibrio fibrisolvens genome, one interval contains:
- a CDS encoding YIP1 family protein: MLYGKSLKYLFHVIFHPFDGFWDLKFEKRGSLGAAITIVILTIITLSIEKQGTGFLYNMNRLSELNIVVDIFTIVLVYVLWCTANWCTTSLMEGKGRMIDILIAVGYSMAPIVLIRLPLVAVSHFITSNEGSFYMVFKTVSVMWALLLLFLGTMITHQYTVKKTIVTCIITVVGMGIIMFIGLLFFNVIGRMITFVATIYKELRFR, from the coding sequence ATGCTATATGGAAAATCATTAAAGTATTTATTTCACGTGATCTTTCACCCCTTTGACGGGTTCTGGGATCTCAAATTTGAGAAAAGAGGAAGCCTTGGGGCCGCTATTACCATAGTGATTCTGACGATCATCACCCTGTCCATAGAAAAACAGGGCACAGGCTTTCTTTACAACATGAACAGGCTTTCAGAACTCAACATAGTAGTAGATATCTTTACCATAGTCCTTGTATATGTGCTGTGGTGCACGGCTAACTGGTGTACGACATCGCTAATGGAAGGAAAGGGAAGGATGATAGATATCCTCATAGCTGTAGGATATTCCATGGCTCCAATAGTACTTATAAGACTTCCCCTTGTGGCAGTAAGTCACTTTATCACAAGTAATGAAGGAAGCTTTTATATGGTATTTAAGACCGTAAGTGTTATGTGGGCGCTCCTCCTTCTTTTCCTTGGGACCATGATCACCCACCAGTACACGGTCAAAAAGACCATTGTAACCTGCATCATAACAGTCGTTGGCATGGGAATAATCATGTTTATAGGACTTCTTTTCTTCAATGTCATAGGAAGAATGATCACTTTTGTAGCAACGATTTATAAGGAGCTTAGGTTTAGATGA
- a CDS encoding NHL repeat-containing protein: MLKPKPLISILALFIVTTGIWIASFISASANAPYESYNYNFWGEAVAQPHTFLYKKSFLGAGDKNSDTTLNFPKDMFLKGEKLYIADTGNSRILVTDFDGNVLNEYTCASDSSDTFKEPQGVFVTDEDHIYIADSGNSRLVELDEKGAFVREIGRPVTTLITDSQQYTPIKVVVDHAGRIYVIAYGINMGLIEFDKNGEFQGFMGATEVSVSMFTYIWKNYFSTKQQQERMATIVPTEYSNICVDKENFIYATINNLSGEDLASGADAIRRLNPTGVDVLRRLSNNKIIGDLDGYQNGWSSFCDVAVNDDGCYFVLDNNDGKIFAYDYDGNNLFVFGQIGIKEGNFQKPVAIALSEDEKKIFVLDNVLGNVMEFDITDYGELLLGAIRNNSIGNSEEATRLWNEVATYNSNNELAYIGLGKASMDAEDYKAAMEYFKLGNNRKYYSKALYYYRKEMMEKFFARGMLIIIIVIVTAICIKGFFAYKKWVGKVKCYMENH; encoded by the coding sequence TTGTTAAAACCAAAACCTCTCATCTCAATACTGGCGCTTTTCATAGTGACTACAGGCATATGGATAGCAAGTTTTATAAGTGCAAGTGCCAATGCTCCATATGAATCCTACAACTATAACTTCTGGGGAGAAGCTGTAGCCCAGCCCCACACCTTTTTATATAAAAAATCTTTTCTCGGAGCAGGAGATAAGAACTCTGATACAACCCTGAATTTCCCAAAGGATATGTTCCTTAAAGGTGAGAAGTTATATATCGCAGATACCGGTAATTCAAGAATACTGGTCACAGATTTTGACGGAAATGTATTGAATGAGTATACATGCGCCAGTGACAGCTCAGATACCTTCAAAGAGCCACAGGGAGTATTCGTGACAGATGAAGACCACATATACATTGCAGACAGCGGCAACTCCAGACTGGTTGAGCTTGATGAAAAAGGAGCTTTCGTAAGAGAGATAGGAAGACCTGTCACCACACTTATAACTGATTCCCAGCAGTATACACCAATCAAAGTTGTTGTAGATCATGCAGGCAGGATCTATGTTATTGCTTACGGAATCAACATGGGTCTTATAGAATTCGATAAAAACGGCGAATTCCAGGGATTTATGGGTGCAACAGAAGTATCTGTAAGCATGTTTACCTATATCTGGAAGAACTATTTTTCCACAAAACAACAGCAGGAGAGAATGGCAACCATCGTTCCTACTGAGTACAGCAACATATGCGTTGATAAAGAGAACTTCATCTATGCAACGATCAACAATCTAAGCGGCGAAGATCTTGCATCAGGAGCTGACGCCATAAGAAGGCTTAATCCAACCGGAGTAGATGTACTCAGGCGCCTTAGTAACAACAAGATAATCGGCGATCTCGATGGTTACCAGAATGGATGGTCTTCCTTCTGCGATGTGGCAGTTAATGATGATGGCTGTTATTTCGTCTTGGATAACAACGATGGCAAGATATTTGCTTACGACTACGACGGCAATAATCTCTTCGTATTCGGACAGATAGGCATCAAGGAAGGCAATTTCCAAAAGCCTGTAGCAATAGCTCTTTCTGAGGATGAAAAGAAGATATTCGTTTTGGACAACGTCCTTGGAAACGTGATGGAGTTTGATATCACAGACTATGGAGAACTTCTTCTTGGAGCCATCAGGAACAATAGCATCGGTAACTCTGAAGAAGCTACAAGACTCTGGAATGAAGTGGCTACATATAACTCCAACAATGAGCTTGCCTACATCGGACTTGGTAAAGCCAGCATGGATGCAGAAGATTATAAAGCTGCCATGGAGTACTTCAAGCTTGGTAATAACAGGAAATACTATTCCAAAGCGCTTTACTACTACAGAAAAGAGATGATGGAAAAGTTTTTTGCCAGAGGAATGCTTATCATCATCATTGTTATAGTAACAGCAATCTGTATCAAAGGATTTTTTGCATACAAAAAATGGGTAGGTAAAGTCAAATGCTATATGGAAAATCATTAA